The Iamia majanohamensis genome window below encodes:
- a CDS encoding energy-coupling factor ABC transporter ATP-binding protein: protein MTAAVTLADVRYSYPDGRPALRGVDLEVAAGERLAVLGPNGAGKTTLVLHLNGILAPSAGEVRIGSTVVGRETAADVRRRVALVFQDPDDQLFMPTVHDDVAFGPANAGVRDEELADRVQRALEAVGLPDLGGRAPHHLSFGQRRRAAVATVLAMDPEVLVLDEPTANLDPAARRELAEVLRSLALTTLVVTHDLPYALELCPRSVILDEGRIVADGPTAELLADTALLAAHRLELPFGFDPRSVAP, encoded by the coding sequence GTGACCGCGGCCGTCACCCTCGCCGACGTCCGGTACAGCTACCCCGACGGACGCCCCGCCCTCCGCGGCGTCGACCTCGAGGTGGCCGCGGGGGAGCGCCTGGCCGTGCTCGGGCCCAACGGGGCGGGCAAGACGACCCTCGTGCTCCACCTGAACGGCATCCTCGCCCCGAGCGCGGGTGAGGTGCGGATCGGGTCCACCGTCGTGGGTCGGGAGACGGCGGCCGACGTGCGCCGTCGGGTGGCCCTGGTGTTCCAGGACCCAGACGACCAGCTGTTCATGCCCACCGTCCACGACGACGTGGCCTTCGGCCCGGCCAACGCCGGGGTGCGCGACGAGGAGCTGGCCGACCGCGTGCAGCGGGCGCTGGAGGCGGTGGGGCTCCCCGACCTCGGCGGACGGGCCCCCCACCACCTGTCGTTCGGCCAGCGCCGGCGGGCCGCGGTGGCCACCGTGCTGGCCATGGACCCCGAGGTGCTGGTGCTCGACGAGCCCACCGCCAACCTCGACCCCGCGGCCCGCCGGGAGCTGGCCGAGGTGCTGCGCTCGCTCGCCCTCACCACCCTGGTGGTCACCCACGACCTGCCCTACGCCCTGGAGCTGTGCCCCCGGTCGGTGATCCTCGACGAGGGCCGCATCGTGGCCGACGGCCCCACCGCCGAGCTGCTGGCCGACACCGCGCTCCTGGCCGCCCACCGCCTCGAGCTGCCCTTCGGCTTCGACCCCCGCTCGGTGGCCCCCTGA
- a CDS encoding sigma factor-like helix-turn-helix DNA-binding protein, with product MRTGGGPGLTALQRQAIDLAFFEGHTYPQAASSLGVPVATLKTRARDALVALRCALTTPGESLA from the coding sequence CTGAGGACCGGAGGTGGACCCGGGCTCACGGCCCTGCAGCGCCAGGCGATCGACCTGGCCTTCTTCGAGGGCCACACCTACCCGCAGGCGGCATCGTCGCTCGGCGTGCCGGTGGCGACCCTGAAGACGCGGGCCCGCGACGCCCTGGTCGCGCTCCGGTGCGCCCTCACCACCCCCGGCGAGTCCCTCGCCTGA
- a CDS encoding nickel/cobalt transporter, whose protein sequence is MTAARGLPHRLLGATGAVLAVAAALVLLTPARPAAAHPLGNFTTNTSAALRIGLEEVRVDYVVDRAEIPTLQARPDIDTDDDDELSGVEQAAYAADECDVVAEGLAVEVAGRTLALATAEEPDLSFPEGEAGLDTQRLECHLSATTAAIEGSTMVRLTDDNFAETLGWREVLALGDRTTVVDSDAPTDSASDRLTSYPSDPGSSPPRVLEATVRVVPGGPPAPDPDAGTGAGGVLPTVDRLTDLVGERRLTIPFAALALAISFVLGGFHALAPGHGKTVMAAYLVGSEGTRRQALLLGLTVAVTHTGGVFALALVVSNSSVAPERLYPLLGSISGLLVVGIGVVLLRRAVRFRRLFPTLGPGASTHHHHGIGGHSHSHALGHGHTHSHDHDHDHDHTDAHGDDHAHGDDHTHTHASAHTHVHGDDHDHLDRADAAPVPAGAARHTHGDAPPTAVATTHGHAPDAGDDDRADAVTATTSDDEASSPRTTRDVDGDPVEVEEIAPRMRMRNMMAMGFAGGLVPSPSALVVLLGSIAIGRAWFGLLLIVAYGAGLAAVLVGAGLVIERLRHRIEPLLARRTRPRLAALAVNLPILTSVLVVVGGAYLVARAVAGT, encoded by the coding sequence GTGACGGCCGCTCGCGGGCTGCCCCACCGCCTGCTCGGGGCGACCGGAGCGGTGCTGGCCGTGGCCGCCGCCCTCGTGCTGCTGACGCCGGCCCGCCCTGCTGCGGCCCACCCCCTCGGGAACTTCACGACCAACACCTCGGCCGCGCTGCGGATCGGTCTCGAGGAGGTCCGGGTCGACTACGTGGTGGACCGGGCCGAGATCCCCACCCTCCAGGCCCGACCGGACATCGACACCGACGACGACGACGAGCTGTCCGGCGTGGAGCAGGCCGCCTACGCCGCCGACGAGTGCGACGTGGTCGCCGAGGGGTTGGCCGTCGAGGTGGCGGGCCGGACCCTCGCCCTGGCCACCGCCGAGGAGCCCGACCTCTCCTTCCCCGAGGGCGAGGCCGGGCTCGACACCCAGCGGCTCGAGTGCCACCTCTCGGCGACCACGGCCGCGATCGAGGGCTCGACCATGGTGCGGCTCACCGATGACAACTTCGCCGAGACCCTCGGGTGGCGGGAGGTCCTGGCCCTCGGCGACCGCACGACCGTCGTCGACTCCGACGCCCCCACCGACAGCGCCAGCGACCGGTTGACCAGCTACCCGTCGGACCCGGGGTCGTCGCCGCCGCGGGTGCTGGAGGCCACGGTGCGGGTCGTCCCGGGCGGGCCCCCCGCCCCCGACCCGGACGCCGGGACCGGGGCGGGCGGGGTCCTCCCGACGGTCGACCGCCTCACCGACCTGGTCGGCGAGCGGCGCCTGACCATCCCCTTCGCCGCCCTGGCCCTGGCCATCAGCTTCGTGCTGGGCGGCTTCCACGCCCTCGCCCCCGGCCACGGCAAGACCGTCATGGCCGCCTACCTGGTGGGCTCCGAGGGCACCCGGCGCCAGGCCCTCCTCCTCGGCCTGACCGTCGCCGTCACCCACACCGGCGGGGTCTTCGCCCTGGCGCTCGTCGTGAGCAACTCCTCGGTGGCCCCCGAGCGCCTCTACCCCCTGCTGGGCAGCATCAGCGGCCTCCTGGTGGTGGGCATCGGCGTCGTCCTGCTGCGCCGGGCCGTCCGCTTCCGCCGCCTCTTCCCCACCCTCGGCCCGGGGGCCAGCACGCACCACCACCACGGGATCGGGGGCCACAGCCACTCCCACGCGCTCGGCCACGGCCACACGCACAGCCACGACCACGACCACGACCACGACCACACCGACGCCCACGGCGACGACCACGCCCACGGCGACGACCACACCCACACCCACGCGTCGGCGCACACCCACGTCCACGGCGACGACCACGACCACCTCGACCGGGCCGACGCCGCCCCTGTGCCGGCCGGGGCCGCGCGCCACACCCACGGCGACGCACCGCCGACCGCCGTCGCCACCACGCACGGGCACGCGCCCGACGCAGGCGACGACGACCGAGCGGACGCGGTGACCGCGACGACGAGCGACGACGAGGCATCGAGCCCTCGGACCACCCGGGACGTCGACGGCGACCCGGTGGAGGTAGAGGAGATCGCCCCCCGCATGCGGATGCGGAACATGATGGCCATGGGCTTCGCCGGGGGGCTGGTGCCGAGCCCCTCGGCCCTGGTGGTGCTCCTGGGCTCGATCGCCATCGGGCGGGCCTGGTTCGGCCTGCTGCTGATCGTGGCCTACGGCGCCGGCCTCGCGGCCGTGCTCGTCGGGGCCGGCCTGGTGATCGAGCGGCTCCGCCACCGCATCGAGCCCCTGCTGGCCCGGCGCACCCGGCCGCGCCTGGCGGCGCTGGCCGTCAACCTGCCCATCCTCACCTCGGTGCTGGTCGTGGTGGGCGGGGCCTACCTCGTGGCGCGCGCCGTCGCCGGCACCTGA
- a CDS encoding tetratricopeptide repeat protein, producing MLAVALLVVPIGCSGGGDDPGEASSQIPFYEVDPDSTTPTDEAIRTAQDALRADPEDPSAQLDLAQAFLQKGRETADPTLYTSAEVLLDMVAEVAPDDVRVLTAQGSLALTRHLFADALDLSDQALEVAPGNETAYGVRVDALNELGRYDEAVEATQAMVDIRPSLASLARVSYARELQGDLDGAILAMGQAITAAAGSGGENVAFAQVQLGNLLLTRGDLVAAGQEYEEALATFPELAAARAGQARLLVAQERFAEAADVLAELVEERPLIEYAVALGDARTAAGDDEEAEDAYALVEGIARLLEANGFEVDLDLALFDAERDPGEGSVAQARRGLEQRPNIIGHDALAWALFTAGQPDEAADEVEAALDTGSRDPQIRYHAAEVAAATDDRAAAEEHLQVVLDTNPRFSAVHVDDVAALADELGLAVPPVPAT from the coding sequence GTGCTCGCTGTCGCCCTGCTCGTCGTGCCCATCGGGTGCAGCGGGGGTGGCGACGACCCCGGCGAGGCGTCGTCGCAGATCCCCTTCTACGAGGTCGATCCGGACAGCACCACGCCGACCGACGAGGCGATCCGCACCGCCCAGGACGCGCTCCGGGCCGATCCCGAGGACCCCTCGGCCCAGCTCGACCTGGCCCAGGCCTTCCTCCAGAAGGGCCGGGAGACGGCGGACCCGACGCTCTACACGAGCGCCGAGGTCCTGCTCGACATGGTCGCCGAGGTGGCCCCCGACGACGTGCGGGTCCTGACCGCCCAGGGCAGCCTGGCGCTCACCCGGCACCTCTTCGCCGACGCCCTCGACCTGAGCGACCAGGCCCTGGAGGTCGCGCCCGGCAACGAGACCGCCTACGGCGTGCGGGTCGACGCCCTCAACGAGCTGGGGCGCTACGACGAGGCGGTCGAGGCCACCCAGGCCATGGTCGACATCCGCCCCAGCCTGGCCAGCCTGGCCCGGGTCTCCTACGCGAGGGAGCTGCAGGGCGACCTCGACGGTGCCATCCTCGCCATGGGCCAGGCCATCACCGCAGCGGCGGGGTCCGGCGGCGAGAACGTCGCCTTCGCCCAGGTCCAGCTGGGCAACCTCCTGCTCACCCGAGGCGACCTGGTCGCCGCGGGGCAGGAGTACGAGGAGGCGCTGGCCACCTTCCCCGAGCTGGCGGCGGCGCGCGCCGGCCAGGCCCGCCTGCTGGTGGCCCAGGAGCGCTTCGCCGAGGCCGCCGACGTGCTGGCCGAGCTGGTCGAGGAACGTCCGCTCATCGAGTACGCCGTCGCCCTGGGCGACGCCCGCACCGCGGCCGGCGACGACGAGGAGGCCGAGGACGCCTACGCCCTCGTGGAGGGCATCGCCCGCCTGCTCGAGGCCAACGGGTTCGAGGTCGACCTCGACCTGGCCCTCTTCGACGCCGAGCGGGACCCGGGCGAGGGGTCGGTGGCCCAGGCCCGCCGGGGCCTCGAGCAGCGACCCAACATCATCGGGCACGACGCCCTGGCCTGGGCCCTGTTCACCGCCGGGCAGCCCGACGAGGCCGCCGACGAGGTCGAGGCCGCGCTGGACACGGGCTCCCGGGACCCCCAGATCCGCTACCACGCCGCCGAGGTGGCCGCCGCGACGGACGACCGGGCCGCGGCCGAGGAGCACCTCCAGGTGGTGCTCGACACCAACCCGCGCTTCTCCGCCGTCCACGTCGACGACGTCGCGGCCCTGGCTGACGAGCTGGGCCTCGCCGTGCCGCCCGTCCCCGCCACCTAG
- a CDS encoding DUF4331 domain-containing protein, translating to MRARKLVAAAAALSMAGVGVVAGTAAPSGASSHREAPLISEDPVADNTDVYMFRDVNDPSMVNIVANYIPLEQPAGGPNFSKFGDDVLYEIHVDNDGDVVDDITYQFRFRTQVQNPDTFLYNTFTIDPDTRENQNIQQVYSVRKIEDNVSTMLASNVPTPPVNIGPRSTPSYNDYVAPAVTGLAGGGQVFAGQRDDSFFFDLGSGFDLLGLRPINDAHVAPLDPEAGRDGLAEKSTHAIILQVPISEVSANGDVPTTVDDPDSVIGIYASSARQRVQVLSARGTAPRNLGQFVQVSRLGLPLVNEVLIPLGRKDLWNGTNPKDDAQFFDVILDPEPTRLLPVVYPSVFNDENTPDGGQANRPDLIQLLTGQLNGLSEGNALPPADLLRLNLAVPPVQGTPDNSMGALDGDTGGFPNGRRLTDDVFDIELQVLAGVLLPGFGEGDPSNPIPGTEVPYSALSDGVQENDQPELPGFPYQGDPVSGYDQIDVTAGG from the coding sequence GTGCGAGCACGGAAGCTGGTGGCGGCTGCGGCCGCCCTGTCGATGGCAGGTGTCGGCGTGGTCGCCGGGACCGCGGCCCCGTCCGGAGCGTCGTCCCACCGGGAGGCCCCGCTGATCAGCGAGGACCCGGTGGCCGACAACACCGACGTCTACATGTTCCGCGACGTGAACGACCCCTCGATGGTCAACATCGTCGCCAACTACATCCCCCTCGAGCAGCCCGCCGGCGGCCCGAACTTCAGCAAGTTCGGCGACGACGTGCTCTACGAGATCCACGTCGACAACGACGGCGACGTCGTCGACGACATCACCTACCAGTTCCGGTTCCGCACCCAGGTGCAGAACCCGGACACCTTCCTCTACAACACCTTCACCATCGATCCCGACACCCGCGAGAACCAGAACATCCAGCAGGTGTACTCGGTGCGCAAGATCGAGGACAACGTGTCCACGATGCTGGCCTCGAACGTGCCCACCCCGCCGGTCAACATCGGCCCCCGGTCGACGCCCAGCTACAACGACTACGTCGCCCCTGCGGTGACCGGCCTCGCCGGCGGCGGGCAGGTCTTCGCCGGCCAGCGCGACGACTCGTTCTTCTTCGACCTGGGCTCCGGCTTCGACCTGCTCGGCCTCCGCCCCATCAACGACGCCCACGTGGCCCCGCTCGACCCCGAGGCGGGCCGCGACGGGCTGGCCGAGAAGAGCACCCACGCCATCATCCTCCAGGTCCCGATCTCGGAGGTCAGCGCCAACGGCGACGTTCCCACCACCGTCGACGACCCGGACTCGGTCATCGGCATCTACGCCTCCAGCGCCCGCCAGCGGGTGCAGGTCCTCTCGGCCCGGGGCACCGCCCCCCGCAACCTGGGCCAGTTCGTCCAGGTCTCCCGCCTGGGCCTGCCCCTGGTCAACGAGGTGCTGATCCCCCTGGGTCGCAAGGACCTCTGGAACGGCACCAACCCCAAGGACGACGCCCAGTTCTTCGACGTCATCCTCGACCCGGAGCCGACCCGCCTGCTGCCGGTGGTCTACCCGTCGGTGTTCAACGACGAGAACACCCCGGACGGTGGCCAGGCGAACCGGCCCGACCTCATCCAGCTGCTGACCGGACAGCTCAACGGCCTCAGCGAGGGCAACGCCCTGCCGCCGGCCGACCTGCTGCGGCTCAACCTCGCCGTCCCGCCCGTGCAGGGCACCCCCGACAACAGCATGGGTGCGCTCGACGGCGACACCGGCGGGTTCCCGAACGGCCGGCGCCTCACCGACGACGTCTTCGACATCGAGCTGCAGGTCCTGGCCGGTGTGCTCCTCCCCGGCTTCGGCGAGGGCGACCCGAGCAACCCGATCCCCGGCACCGAGGTGCCGTACTCGGCCCTCAGCGACGGGGTCCAGGAGAACGACCAGCCCGAGCTGCCCGGCTTCCCCTACCAGGGTGATCCGGTGTCCGGCTACGACCAGATCGACGTGACGGCCGGCGGCTGA
- a CDS encoding helix-turn-helix transcriptional regulator, with protein MSDVEHSSGDESGPTSASTRVAVIDQARTSRDALCLALETVAGLTVVDCGASAASALAAGVSFDAFLFHVPSPVPDLGAAIASVASAHPAAQVVIVTSFVDAEVLDELHAYGATRVLGHEASLAEVGAAVGAVAGAAHAVVTMSSSSVRADALGITAREVEVLRALSEGRSPQQIAHEAGIAVATVRDHLKHLRAKLDATSAVDLVVRAHRLGLLPNLNRPVA; from the coding sequence GTGAGCGACGTCGAGCACTCGTCGGGCGACGAGTCGGGTCCGACATCGGCGTCCACCCGGGTCGCGGTCATCGACCAGGCCCGCACCTCCCGGGACGCGCTCTGCCTGGCCCTGGAGACCGTGGCCGGGCTCACCGTCGTCGACTGCGGAGCGAGTGCGGCGTCGGCACTGGCGGCGGGCGTCTCCTTCGACGCCTTCCTCTTCCACGTCCCGTCCCCGGTCCCCGACCTGGGCGCGGCCATCGCGTCGGTGGCCTCGGCCCACCCTGCGGCCCAGGTCGTCATCGTGACCTCGTTCGTCGACGCCGAGGTGCTCGACGAGCTCCACGCCTACGGGGCCACCCGGGTGCTGGGCCACGAGGCCAGCCTGGCGGAGGTGGGCGCGGCGGTCGGCGCCGTCGCCGGTGCCGCCCATGCGGTCGTGACCATGAGCTCGTCCTCGGTCCGGGCCGATGCCCTCGGCATCACCGCTCGCGAGGTCGAGGTCCTCCGCGCCCTCTCCGAGGGCCGGTCACCCCAGCAGATCGCTCACGAGGCCGGCATCGCTGTGGCGACGGTCCGCGACCACCTCAAGCACCTCCGGGCCAAGCTGGACGCCACCTCGGCGGTCGACCTGGTCGTGCGGGCCCACCGCCTCGGCCTGCTGCCCAACCTCAACCGGCCGGTGGCCTAG
- a CDS encoding penicillin acylase family protein: MAQEGNGRYTAEVRWTTHGVAHVRADTWGDLGFGQGWACAHDHLPTIADQIVKVRSERARFHGGGPEGAHLASDLGYLALGVVARAEAFRAAQPPELQEMIAGYAAGLDAWREEAVATDALPAWCRGAEWIRPISELDLYAYMGDVALMGSGRNLVGIIGRAEAPGPDGPAPPAPLSALGRGNQEASNGWALGREATASGHGLVVANPHFPWTGEARFWECHLTLPGELDVYGVSLLGSPGVQMGFNRDVAWAHTFSKGHRFTLARLDLVPGRPTSYRHGDDEREMEPTTHAVEVLGDDGEVTRVERTLWRTHHGPMVNLPLLGWGTDTAFTYRDANLDNVEVVQQFLAMDRATSLDDLQARFAEVDGLPWVNTLASDRSGRVWYIDASATPALGAGAQERFRTRVAEDPVAALLFANRVALLDGSDPDDDWVERPGARSPGLVPHDELPQLERTDYVANANDSHWLANPSEPLVGYSVLHGFERVPQSLRTRQNHRVAADLVARGDVTVRSALEAVLDNASLSAELLRDEVLDRLDGVGEVEVDGTLVDVAAAAEVLRGWDGRADLTSVGAALWREVVAGFPEEAQRDGPDLFATPFDPDDPVATPAGLVPAPAEGADPVVGAVAGAVAALARAGVALDAPLGEVQWAQRGEARVPVHGGGEGEGVLNILAPIGALAGTDLEPGPPPLELQGDRTVRTGLRAGGYRCTYGTSFLMAVELTDDGPVAEGLLAYGQSGDPRSPHHVDGTRAYAAKETRPLLFTEEQIRADPELVERTVTGG; the protein is encoded by the coding sequence ATGGCCCAGGAGGGGAACGGCAGGTACACGGCGGAGGTCCGCTGGACGACCCACGGGGTGGCCCACGTCCGGGCCGACACGTGGGGCGACCTCGGCTTCGGCCAGGGGTGGGCCTGCGCCCACGACCACCTGCCCACCATCGCGGACCAGATCGTGAAGGTCCGCAGCGAGCGGGCCCGGTTCCACGGGGGCGGGCCCGAGGGCGCCCACCTGGCCAGCGACCTGGGCTACCTCGCCCTCGGCGTGGTCGCCCGGGCCGAGGCCTTCCGGGCCGCCCAGCCGCCCGAGCTGCAGGAGATGATCGCCGGCTACGCCGCCGGCCTCGACGCCTGGCGGGAGGAGGCGGTGGCCACCGACGCCCTGCCCGCCTGGTGCCGCGGGGCGGAGTGGATCCGGCCCATCTCCGAGCTCGACCTCTACGCCTACATGGGTGACGTGGCCCTCATGGGCAGCGGCCGCAACCTGGTCGGCATCATCGGACGGGCCGAGGCCCCGGGCCCCGACGGCCCGGCCCCGCCCGCCCCCCTCAGCGCCCTGGGGCGGGGCAACCAGGAGGCCAGCAACGGCTGGGCCCTCGGTCGCGAGGCGACCGCCTCGGGCCACGGCCTGGTGGTGGCCAACCCCCACTTCCCCTGGACCGGCGAGGCCCGCTTCTGGGAGTGCCACCTCACCCTGCCCGGCGAGCTCGACGTCTACGGGGTCTCCCTGCTCGGCAGCCCCGGCGTGCAGATGGGCTTCAACCGCGACGTGGCCTGGGCCCACACCTTCTCCAAGGGCCACCGCTTCACCCTGGCCCGCCTGGACCTGGTGCCGGGCCGGCCCACCTCGTACCGCCACGGCGACGACGAGCGGGAGATGGAGCCCACCACCCACGCCGTCGAGGTCCTCGGCGACGACGGCGAGGTGACCCGGGTCGAGCGCACCCTCTGGCGCACCCACCACGGCCCGATGGTGAACCTCCCTCTCCTCGGGTGGGGCACCGACACCGCCTTCACCTACCGGGACGCCAACCTCGACAACGTCGAGGTCGTGCAGCAGTTCCTGGCCATGGACCGGGCCACGTCGCTCGACGACCTGCAGGCCCGCTTCGCCGAGGTCGACGGCCTCCCCTGGGTCAACACCCTGGCGTCGGACCGCTCCGGTCGGGTCTGGTACATCGACGCGTCGGCCACCCCCGCCCTCGGCGCCGGGGCCCAGGAGCGGTTCCGCACCCGGGTGGCCGAGGACCCGGTGGCGGCGCTGCTCTTCGCCAACCGGGTCGCCCTGCTCGACGGCAGCGACCCCGACGACGACTGGGTCGAGCGGCCCGGCGCCCGCAGCCCCGGGCTCGTCCCCCACGACGAGCTCCCCCAGCTGGAGCGCACCGACTACGTCGCCAACGCCAACGACTCCCACTGGCTCGCCAACCCGTCCGAGCCGCTCGTCGGGTACTCCGTCCTGCACGGCTTCGAGCGGGTGCCCCAGAGCCTCCGGACCCGCCAGAACCACCGGGTGGCGGCCGACCTGGTGGCCCGGGGCGACGTCACGGTGCGCTCCGCCCTGGAGGCCGTGCTCGACAACGCCTCGCTCAGCGCCGAGCTGCTGCGCGACGAGGTCCTGGATCGCCTCGACGGCGTGGGCGAGGTGGAGGTCGACGGCACGCTCGTCGACGTGGCCGCCGCGGCCGAGGTGCTGCGGGGCTGGGACGGTCGGGCCGACCTGACCTCGGTCGGTGCGGCCCTGTGGCGCGAGGTCGTCGCCGGCTTCCCCGAGGAGGCCCAGCGCGACGGGCCCGACCTCTTCGCCACGCCCTTCGACCCCGACGACCCGGTGGCCACGCCGGCCGGGCTCGTCCCCGCCCCGGCCGAGGGGGCCGACCCCGTCGTGGGGGCGGTGGCCGGCGCGGTCGCGGCCCTGGCCCGGGCCGGGGTGGCCCTCGACGCCCCCCTCGGCGAGGTGCAGTGGGCCCAGCGGGGCGAGGCCCGGGTCCCGGTGCACGGCGGCGGCGAGGGGGAGGGCGTGCTCAACATCCTCGCCCCCATCGGCGCCCTGGCCGGCACCGACCTCGAGCCCGGCCCGCCCCCGCTCGAGCTCCAGGGCGACCGCACCGTGCGCACCGGGCTCCGCGCCGGTGGCTACCGGTGCACCTACGGCACCAGCTTCCTCATGGCCGTCGAGCTCACCGACGACGGGCCGGTGGCCGAGGGCCTCCTCGCCTACGGCCAGTCCGGCGACCCCCGCTCCCCCCACCACGTCGACGGGACCCGGGCCTACGCGGCCAAGGAGACCCGCCCGCTCCTGTTCACCGAGGAGCAGATCCGCGCCGACCCCGAGCTGGTCGAGCGCACCGTGACCGGAGGCTGA
- a CDS encoding zinc-binding metallopeptidase family protein gives MRAFTCERCSHLLDFPATACGRCAAPLGFALPLDDILVLDGPRGEGWVRCAEHPTTGCSWLVRPDDGPRCESCRLTRTVPGDDDPDDAAFLVQVEEAKRRLVYQLHDLGLPIVDRAQDPERGLAFDLLSTRFEPVTIGHADGVITIDLAESDDAHRELLRAQLDEPYRTVLGHLRHEVGHHYWDVLVDRGGHHASFRALFGDEQVSYQDALDRHYREGAPPGWHDRFVSAYATMHPWEDWAETFAHLLHIRATLQTADAFGLVLAERQPRGETPDGATAAPVHEGDPDEETFWPVARDWASLARVLNAVNRSMGHGDLYPFALSPRVVAKLAYVHDLVRGVDPPVPDDPTPADVPA, from the coding sequence TTGCGCGCCTTCACCTGCGAGCGCTGCTCGCACCTGCTCGACTTCCCCGCCACCGCGTGCGGCCGCTGCGCCGCGCCCCTCGGCTTCGCCCTGCCCCTGGACGACATCCTCGTGCTCGACGGGCCCCGGGGCGAGGGCTGGGTGCGCTGCGCCGAGCACCCCACCACGGGGTGCAGCTGGCTGGTCCGCCCCGACGACGGTCCCCGCTGCGAGTCCTGCCGGCTGACCCGCACCGTCCCCGGCGACGACGACCCCGACGACGCCGCCTTCCTGGTGCAGGTGGAGGAGGCCAAGCGGCGCCTGGTGTACCAGCTCCACGACCTGGGCCTGCCGATCGTCGACCGGGCCCAGGACCCCGAGCGGGGCCTCGCCTTCGACCTGCTCTCCACCCGGTTCGAGCCGGTGACGATCGGCCACGCCGACGGGGTCATCACCATCGACCTGGCCGAGAGCGACGACGCCCACCGCGAGCTGCTGCGGGCCCAGCTGGACGAGCCGTACCGCACCGTCCTCGGCCACCTGCGCCACGAGGTGGGCCACCACTACTGGGACGTCCTCGTCGACCGGGGCGGCCACCACGCCTCGTTCCGGGCCCTCTTCGGCGACGAGCAGGTGTCCTACCAGGACGCCCTCGACCGCCACTACCGGGAGGGCGCGCCCCCGGGCTGGCACGACCGCTTCGTGAGCGCCTACGCCACCATGCACCCCTGGGAGGACTGGGCCGAGACCTTCGCCCACCTGCTCCACATCCGGGCCACCCTCCAGACCGCCGACGCCTTCGGCCTGGTGCTGGCCGAGCGCCAGCCCCGGGGCGAGACGCCCGACGGCGCCACCGCCGCGCCGGTCCACGAGGGCGACCCCGACGAGGAGACCTTCTGGCCCGTCGCCCGGGACTGGGCGTCGCTGGCCCGGGTCCTCAACGCGGTCAACCGCTCGATGGGCCACGGCGACCTCTACCCCTTCGCCCTGTCGCCCCGGGTGGTGGCCAAGCTGGCCTACGTGCACGACCTGGTCCGCGGCGTCGACCCGCCCGTGCCCGACGACCCCACCCCGGCGGACGTCCCCGCCTGA
- a CDS encoding metal-dependent transcriptional regulator produces MATYSPPEYHPAFEEYCEAIFELNEDDVDVIQARIAERLEVSRPAVSEMIRKLESEGLVDIDGRITLTVDGLRLAESVVRRHRLAERFLTDVLDLSWAEAHKEAGKWEHVISDNVEEAMVRVLGEPTTCPHGNPIPGADYTAPDALPLRAVAVGTTFVVSRIPEELEFSPGMLEFLEQADLLPGRTGTVTAISPDGTTTVEVDGSHVGIGVFASERILVTT; encoded by the coding sequence GTGGCCACGTACAGCCCCCCCGAGTACCACCCTGCGTTCGAGGAGTACTGCGAGGCGATCTTCGAGCTCAACGAGGACGACGTCGACGTCATCCAGGCCCGGATCGCGGAGCGCCTCGAGGTCTCCCGCCCGGCCGTGTCGGAGATGATCCGCAAGCTGGAGTCCGAGGGCCTCGTCGACATCGACGGCCGCATCACCCTCACCGTCGACGGCCTGCGCCTGGCCGAGTCGGTCGTGCGCCGCCACCGCCTGGCCGAGCGCTTCCTCACCGACGTGCTCGACCTCTCCTGGGCCGAGGCCCACAAGGAGGCGGGCAAGTGGGAGCACGTCATCTCCGACAACGTCGAGGAGGCCATGGTGCGGGTGCTCGGCGAGCCCACCACCTGCCCGCACGGCAACCCCATCCCCGGCGCCGACTACACCGCACCCGACGCCCTGCCCCTGCGGGCCGTCGCGGTGGGCACCACCTTCGTCGTGAGCCGGATCCCCGAGGAGCTGGAGTTCTCCCCCGGGATGCTCGAGTTCCTCGAGCAGGCCGACCTGCTGCCGGGCCGCACCGGCACCGTCACCGCCATCTCGCCCGACGGCACCACCACCGTCGAGGTCGACGGCTCCCACGTGGGCATCGGCGTGTTCGCCAGCGAGCGGATCCTCGTCACCACCTGA
- a CDS encoding cupredoxin domain-containing protein — protein sequence MTRPRHRPLLVAVATLVAAGLLGACGGDEEASGPPPDCTRIEDGAVTLVAENLQWDADCLRVPQGTEVTFTVDNRDQGVQHNLDVAGPSGEEGTELEAGPVTQTLVYDATEAGRHPYVCEIHPAMEGDLWVTPAAG from the coding sequence GTGACCCGGCCCCGCCACCGCCCCCTGCTCGTGGCCGTCGCCACCCTCGTGGCGGCGGGCCTGCTCGGGGCGTGCGGCGGCGACGAGGAGGCCTCCGGCCCCCCGCCCGACTGCACCCGGATCGAGGACGGGGCGGTCACCCTGGTGGCCGAGAACCTGCAGTGGGACGCCGACTGCCTCCGGGTCCCCCAGGGCACCGAGGTGACCTTCACCGTCGACAACCGCGACCAGGGCGTGCAGCACAACCTGGACGTGGCGGGGCCCTCGGGCGAGGAGGGGACCGAGCTGGAGGCCGGGCCGGTGACCCAGACGCTGGTCTACGACGCGACCGAGGCCGGTCGGCACCCCTACGTGTGCGAGATCCACCCGGCCATGGAGGGCGACCTCTGGGTGACCCCGGCCGCGGGCTGA